The following coding sequences lie in one Pseudomonas syringae CC1557 genomic window:
- a CDS encoding FixH family protein, translated as MPAATASSPWYKHLWPWLIIAILTCSVTLSLTMVTIAVNNPDNLVSDNYYEAGKGINRSLNRELLAQTLKLRARVHLDELTGEAEVRLSGNSGPERLELNLISPTQPARDRRVFLTRSASEPGRYVGQLQDKVEGRRFVELLGAEGGQTWRLFEEEQIGREDLTLGDEPLQAVQGRKD; from the coding sequence AAGCACCTCTGGCCGTGGCTCATCATCGCCATCCTGACCTGCTCGGTGACCCTGAGCCTGACGATGGTGACCATCGCCGTGAATAACCCGGACAATCTGGTCAGCGACAATTATTACGAAGCCGGCAAAGGCATCAATCGCTCGCTCAACCGCGAATTGCTGGCCCAGACACTCAAATTGCGCGCCCGCGTTCATCTGGACGAGCTTACCGGAGAAGCAGAGGTGCGCCTGAGCGGCAACAGCGGGCCGGAGCGCCTAGAACTGAACCTCATTTCCCCCACCCAGCCCGCCAGGGACCGTCGGGTCTTCCTGACGCGCAGCGCGTCCGAACCTGGCCGTTATGTCGGTCAGTTGCAGGACAAGGTCGAAGGCCGTCGTTTTGTCGAGCTGCTGGGTGCCGAAGGTGGCCAGACCTGGCGCCTGTTCGAAGAAGAGCAGATCGGCCGCGAAGACCTGACGCTCGGCGACGAACCGCTACAGGCCGTACAAGGCCGGAAAGACTGA